Below is a genomic region from Desulfobacterales bacterium.
TCCGGGCGACGGCGCAGGATAAAGATGCCGCCACTCTGATGGGCGTTAACAGCAGCCGGGTTACGATCATTACCTTTGGCCTGGGTTCAGCGCTGGTTGCCTCTGCCGGTACGCTTCTGATTCCGATATTTTATCTTTTCCCGGACATCGGAGGGCCGTTTACCCTCAAAGCATTTGTCATTACGATACTGGGAGGGCTGGGCAGCACTGTCGGCGCCATACTGGGGGGGCTTGTCCTGGGGATCACCGAATCTCTGGGCGCTACGTATATCGGAATGGGATATAAAGAAATGATCGGGTTCGTGATTTTCATCCTTGTCCTGGTATTCCTTCCCGGAGGTTTGAAACGGTTGACCAAGATTTAGTCGAGGATATTATGCAGAAGAAAATTGTATACGCCGTTCTGGGAATCGTATTTTTACTCTTTCCGCTTGTCGTTGCGTCTGATTACTACCAGCATCTGGTTATTATCGCATTGATGTGGGTGGTCATCGGCTCCGCTTGGAACCTGCTGGCCGGATATACCGGTCAGGTGTCTTTTGGACACGCCATTTTTTTCGGGGTTGGCGCGTATACCGCCGGGATTCTATCCACAAAGCTGGGAATATCGCCCTGGTGGGGGATGCTTTTCGGAGGGGTGGCGTCCATGCTGGTCGGTCTGTTTGTGGGCTGGGTCTGTTTCCGGTTGCGTGGACCGTATTTCGCCCTGGCGACGTTAGCCGGGGGTGAAATATTCCGGTTGATTGCTACCAACTGGGAAAGCCTGACCGATGGGATGGTCGGCATCCTTATCATGCAGACGTTCAGGAGCAAACTTCCGTATTACTATATTGCCCTGGCTCTGGCCGTGCTGTGCGTGTATGCCATATACCGGATCATGCGGTCAAAGTGGGGGTATTACTTTGTTTCCATCAGGGAAAATCAGGATGCGGCCGAATCACTTGGAATCAGTACCTTGTTGTACAAGAATGTCTCGCTTCTGGTCAGCTCGTTTTTTACCGGAATGGCCGGGGCGTTTTACATGAACTATATGGCGTTTATTGATCCCCAGGTCGTGTTTTCGATGCATTACATTTCCATCATGTCCATCCTGGTCGGTATTGTCGGCGGAGTTGCCACCATTATGGGACCCGCCGTGGGCGCGTTTATCATGGTCGGGCTGCAGGAAACGTTCCGAAGCTCTTTTTTCGGTCTTGCGCCCCAATGGGTCAGTCAGTCACATGCGCTGGTATTCGGCCTGCTGGTAATTTTCGTTATCTTATTTCTGGCCAATGGCGTGGTCGGTGACTGGAATAAAATTAAACGGAATGTGTTTCGAATCAAGACCTCTTCCTAATCTGTATGTAATGGAGAAATCCTATGCCGGTATTTTTTGAAGTCAGAAACCTTACCAAAACGTTTGGCGGTCTGAAAGCGGTGGACAATATTTCCTTTCAGCTTCAGCAGGGAGAAATACTGGGATTGATCGGACCCAACGGCTCGGGTAAAACCACCACCTTTAACTGTATCAACAACTTTTATCCCATAACCTCCGGGGATATTCTGCTCAAGGGCAAAAGTATCAAGGGGCTTAAAACATACCAGATCTGCAAGCTGGGAATCGGCAGGACATTTCAGGTGGTGAAGCCGCTGGCACGGATGACGGTTCTGGATAATGTCATGGCAGGGGCTTTCTGTCGGGTCAATACCATCAAGGCCGCCCGGGAGGAAGCCCTGAACGTGTTGAAATTTTGTAATCTTTACAAGGACAGGGATAAGCTGGCAAAAAGTCTTCCGATCGGAGGCCGAAAACGACTTGAAATTTCAAGGGCAATGGCAACAAAACCGGAATTGCTGCTTCTGGATGAAACTGCGGCCGGGCTGAATCCGGGAGAGCTGGATGAAGCGATTGGACTGATCAGAAAAATTCGGGAAAGCGGGGTCAGTATCCTGATTGTAGAACATATCATGAAGGTGATCATGACTATATCCGATCGCATTCATGCAATCAATTTCGGGGGTACCATTGCCGAAGGTACGCCAAAAGAGGTTGCCGCCAACCGGGCCGTCATTGAAGCCTATCTGGGAGAAGAGCATGCTCAAGGTTAACAATATCAATGTGTTTTACGGAGATCTTCAGGTCCTTTGGGATGTGACATTTGAAGTGAAGGAAAAAGAGATTCTGGTGCTGGTTGGCGCCAATGGCGCCGGGAAGTCCACGACGCTCCGGACGGTATCGTCTCTGATCAGCCCCCGATCCGGTTCCATTGAATTTGAAGGCGTCCGTCTGGATAAACTTCCGCCGAACAGAATTATAGAACACGGCGTTGTTCATGTTCCTGAAGGCCGGCGGTTGTTTTCGGATATGAGCGTTGAGGAAAATCTGATCATGGGGTCTTTGTTCGGTGAGGCCAAAAAAAAACGACATCAGACGATGGAACATGTATTTAGCCTGTTCCCCAGGCTTCAGGAGCGACGAAAGCAGATGGCCGGGACTCTCTCGGGGGGAGAGCAGCAGATGGCGGCTATCGGAAGGGGCCTGATGTCAAAACCGAAATTGATGATGTTTGACGAGCCGTCCCTGGGTCTGTCTCCGCTTCTGGTACAGGAAGTGTTCGGTCTGGTGAAGCGGGTCAATGAGGAGGGGGTGACCGTGCTGCTTGTCGAGCAGAATGTCACTCAGACGCTGGCCATGTGTGACCGGGCCTACGTGTTGGAAAACGGCCGCAATGTTCTGGAAGGTACCGGGGAAGAGCTGATGAAAAATGACCATGTGAAAGAGGCCTATCTGGGGATATGACAGGGCCCTTCAGTAGGCTGTCCAAATATTGTATAGAATTTTTTTTTGATTAATTGCTATCAGCAGGTTACAGACTGGGGGACGTTGCGCTTGAAGGGCGGGTCGAGCTTTGATGTCTTGAGGATGTCATAAGATAAAAGCCTCTTGCCTCAAGCAAAGTGCCTCTCCAGTGACAGTGCTCCGTGAGTCCGCCCGAAGGGCGCTGATTTGAAATTGTACCCTGTTTAAATGGGTCGGATAGTGTTTGCCTGATCGTTCTCCTTCTGTTAGAAGGTCCTCTGGCTGCATGTCGGAGGACCTTTTCCCTCAAAGGGGTTAGAATCCGCTTTTGAAAAATTCGTCCGGTCCAGTGATGGCATCAGCCTTTTTTTCGTATTCGGTTGGGGCGGTTCCCTCCTTGAAACATTCGAATATGGTTTTTTTGGATTCTGAGATCGGCAGGAGACCGGATTTCGAATCGATCTTGCAGAATATCACGCCTTCAGGAACCTGAAAGACCCTGACGGGTTTGTCTTCCAATATTTTTTGCATAAAGCCCAGCCATATGGGGCTTGCGGCCCGGGAACCGGTTTCTTCTTTCCCCAGGGTAGCCTCGTCGTCAAAGCCGACCCATGTGCCTGTGGTGTAGCGAGGGGTATACCCGACAAACCAAGCATCGAAAAGGTTGTTGGTGGTTCCGGTTTTACCGGCTACCGGACGGTTCAATGCTTTTACCCGGCGTCCTGTACCCGTTTTGACCACACTTTCAAGCAGGCTTGTCATAATGTAGGCCGTGCTGCTGTCGATCACTTTTTTTCGCTTCGGGAGGGTGTCTTCAAGGATATTCCCGTCCCGGTCGACGATTTTGGTGATAAACACCGGGTCTACCAGATAACCCATATTATTAAACACGGAATACGCCCTCACTATTTCCAGCAGAGAGACCCCGGATGAGCCTAGTGCAATGGACAGATCCCGGTTGAGATGTGAGGTGACGCCCAGCCGGTTTGCATAATCGATTACGTAATCGATACCGATATCTTTTAGTATCTTGATCGTCACCACGTTTCTGGATTTTGCCATGGCTTCGCGAAACAGCGTGGGGCCATAGAATTTTTCAGCATAGTTTTTCGGCTTCCATTTAAAATTGTGAATGGTATCTTCCATCACAATCGGCGAATCGATAATGATGGTCGCCGGGGTGTATCCTTTATCAAGGGCAGCGGCGAAAATAATGGGTTTGAAGGCTGAGCCGGGCTGACGCCTTGATTGAATCGCCCGGTTAAACTGGCTTTTCCGGAAATCACGTCCTCCGACCATCGCTTTTACCATCCCGCTTTCGGATTCAATACTCAATAACGCCGATTCGGCTTTCGGTTCCTGCTCAAGTGAAAGTTTCCACGTCTGCGGGCCATCGGTGCCGCTGTCTTTAACTGGATGGAGGGCCTTTACCTGTATGACATCCCCCTCGTGCAGCGCGTCGCTTACCTGTTTGAGACTGCTTTCGTAAGAAGCAACTTCAGGGTCAGGTTTCCTGGCCCATTTCATATCGGTGAGTTCAATCGTGCCCCGGCTGTTACCGATTCGGACGACAGCAAGCTTTTTCGCATCATCAACTTCGATCACAACGCCCTTGACAGTTGCTCCTTCCTGGAGCATGCCGCTTTGATCCAGTTCATTCTGAAGTTCGAAGGAAAAGGCCTCGAATTCCTCCGGGGCAAGTTTACGTAAAGGGCCCCGGTATCCCTGACGCTTGTCAAGTTCATAAAGACCTTTTTCAATCTGTTCCCTTGCTGCCTTCTGCATTTCGATATTGACCGCCGTGTAGATCTGAAGCCCTTCCCTGTACAGAATATCCGGTCCGTAAGTTTTTTCGATGTACTGCCGGACATATTCCGTATAATAAGGGACTTTTTCAATGTACCAGTTTTTTCTTGGCTTGATGTCCAGCGGTGTGCCGATGGCTTCGGTCGCCTCGATGTTGGTGATGTACTCTTCGGCCACCATCCGGTTCAGCACATAGATCTGGCGCTCTTTCGCTTTTTCAGGATATTTGAAAGGCGAGTAGCGGCTCGGCGCCTGAGGCAGGCCGGCTAAGACGGCGCATTCTGCCAGATTCAGTTCCCGGCAGGATTTGCCAAAGTAGTTCTCCGCTGCCGCTTCCACGCCGT
It encodes:
- a CDS encoding branched-chain amino acid ABC transporter permease, producing MQKKIVYAVLGIVFLLFPLVVASDYYQHLVIIALMWVVIGSAWNLLAGYTGQVSFGHAIFFGVGAYTAGILSTKLGISPWWGMLFGGVASMLVGLFVGWVCFRLRGPYFALATLAGGEIFRLIATNWESLTDGMVGILIMQTFRSKLPYYYIALALAVLCVYAIYRIMRSKWGYYFVSIRENQDAAESLGISTLLYKNVSLLVSSFFTGMAGAFYMNYMAFIDPQVVFSMHYISIMSILVGIVGGVATIMGPAVGAFIMVGLQETFRSSFFGLAPQWVSQSHALVFGLLVIFVILFLANGVVGDWNKIKRNVFRIKTSS
- a CDS encoding ABC transporter ATP-binding protein gives rise to the protein MPVFFEVRNLTKTFGGLKAVDNISFQLQQGEILGLIGPNGSGKTTTFNCINNFYPITSGDILLKGKSIKGLKTYQICKLGIGRTFQVVKPLARMTVLDNVMAGAFCRVNTIKAAREEALNVLKFCNLYKDRDKLAKSLPIGGRKRLEISRAMATKPELLLLDETAAGLNPGELDEAIGLIRKIRESGVSILIVEHIMKVIMTISDRIHAINFGGTIAEGTPKEVAANRAVIEAYLGEEHAQG
- a CDS encoding ABC transporter ATP-binding protein, coding for MLKVNNINVFYGDLQVLWDVTFEVKEKEILVLVGANGAGKSTTLRTVSSLISPRSGSIEFEGVRLDKLPPNRIIEHGVVHVPEGRRLFSDMSVEENLIMGSLFGEAKKKRHQTMEHVFSLFPRLQERRKQMAGTLSGGEQQMAAIGRGLMSKPKLMMFDEPSLGLSPLLVQEVFGLVKRVNEEGVTVLLVEQNVTQTLAMCDRAYVLENGRNVLEGTGEELMKNDHVKEAYLGI
- a CDS encoding PBP1A family penicillin-binding protein — translated: MAKPKNPSDIMKNRARREHKTFISRMLGWMVWIAICLALFGIISAAGVYTYFSRDLPVISSLKDYRPPIITSVYSDDNRKIAEFYNERRIVTPFTEIPEMLTHAFIAAEDARFYKHKGIDMVSIIRAFFKNIEAGSIVQGGSTITQQVTKSFLLTSDRTYTRKIKEAILAYRIDKAFSKEEILYLYLNQIYLGHGAYGVEAAAENYFGKSCRELNLAECAVLAGLPQAPSRYSPFKYPEKAKERQIYVLNRMVAEEYITNIEATEAIGTPLDIKPRKNWYIEKVPYYTEYVRQYIEKTYGPDILYREGLQIYTAVNIEMQKAAREQIEKGLYELDKRQGYRGPLRKLAPEEFEAFSFELQNELDQSGMLQEGATVKGVVIEVDDAKKLAVVRIGNSRGTIELTDMKWARKPDPEVASYESSLKQVSDALHEGDVIQVKALHPVKDSGTDGPQTWKLSLEQEPKAESALLSIESESGMVKAMVGGRDFRKSQFNRAIQSRRQPGSAFKPIIFAAALDKGYTPATIIIDSPIVMEDTIHNFKWKPKNYAEKFYGPTLFREAMAKSRNVVTIKILKDIGIDYVIDYANRLGVTSHLNRDLSIALGSSGVSLLEIVRAYSVFNNMGYLVDPVFITKIVDRDGNILEDTLPKRKKVIDSSTAYIMTSLLESVVKTGTGRRVKALNRPVAGKTGTTNNLFDAWFVGYTPRYTTGTWVGFDDEATLGKEETGSRAASPIWLGFMQKILEDKPVRVFQVPEGVIFCKIDSKSGLLPISESKKTIFECFKEGTAPTEYEKKADAITGPDEFFKSGF